In a genomic window of Streptococcus oralis subsp. tigurinus:
- a CDS encoding ABC transporter ATP-binding protein, with amino-acid sequence MEHMVKIEGVCKKHGSKQILEDISFTARSGRITAFLGPNGAGKSSTLRILLGLDWATAGTATFDGQTYQSMTYPLRTVGAAFDGIGGLPNRKVYDHLRIIAASNAIPKSRIDEVLEMTGIAHKRKDLLSSLSLGEGQRLGLAAALLGDPQFLILDEPTNGLDPSGIKWFRKFIRQQADLGKTVLLSSHILSEVQMVTDDVVLIHHGRIIEQGRLEEVLQDSDSLEDLFFDLTEEV; translated from the coding sequence ATGGAACATATGGTGAAAATAGAAGGCGTCTGCAAAAAGCATGGCAGCAAGCAGATTTTAGAAGATATTTCTTTTACAGCTAGAAGCGGTCGGATTACAGCTTTTCTAGGCCCAAATGGTGCAGGAAAAAGTTCGACCTTGAGGATTCTCTTGGGATTAGATTGGGCGACAGCAGGGACTGCAACTTTTGATGGGCAAACCTATCAATCAATGACCTATCCGCTCAGAACGGTAGGTGCAGCCTTTGATGGCATTGGCGGTCTGCCAAATCGAAAGGTCTATGACCACTTGAGGATTATTGCAGCAAGTAATGCTATTCCCAAGTCTCGGATCGATGAGGTTTTGGAGATGACTGGAATCGCTCATAAGAGGAAGGACCTCTTGTCAAGCCTGTCTCTGGGGGAAGGTCAACGCTTGGGTTTGGCAGCAGCTTTGCTGGGTGATCCTCAGTTTCTTATATTAGATGAGCCGACTAATGGGCTGGATCCAAGTGGGATTAAGTGGTTTAGAAAGTTCATCCGTCAGCAGGCTGATTTAGGGAAAACGGTACTTCTATCTTCCCATATCCTATCAGAGGTGCAAATGGTGACAGATGATGTAGTCTTGATTCATCATGGGCGAATTATTGAGCAGGGACGATTGGAAGAGGTGCTGCAAGATTCAGACAGTCTAGAAGATCTCTTCTTTGATTTGACAGAGGAGGTTTAA
- a CDS encoding response regulator transcription factor translates to MELMRQYRILVVDDDRSILKLVKNVLELDAYDVITLDRIEDLELTHFVGYDLILLDVMMEPVNGFELCSYIRPHLSCPIIFLTAKELEADKVEGLFRGADDYIVKPFGTKELLARVRAHLRREERREERYSEIASCQFYPERYEVACFGKVLKFSEREFKLLHLLASNPKQTFSAERLHTLLYPESSETQLRSISEYVYQIRQKCKQEGLQAIATVRGVGYRWQLEPEISKA, encoded by the coding sequence ATGGAACTCATGAGACAGTATCGTATTTTGGTAGTTGATGACGACCGGAGCATTTTGAAGCTAGTAAAAAACGTCCTAGAGCTAGATGCTTATGATGTGATAACGCTTGATCGGATAGAAGACCTAGAGTTGACGCATTTTGTCGGATATGACTTGATTCTGCTGGATGTGATGATGGAGCCTGTTAATGGTTTTGAGCTGTGTTCCTACATTCGTCCTCATCTTTCGTGTCCGATCATCTTTTTGACGGCTAAGGAATTGGAGGCGGACAAGGTGGAAGGACTCTTTCGCGGAGCAGATGACTATATTGTCAAGCCTTTTGGAACCAAAGAATTGCTGGCGCGTGTCAGAGCTCATCTTCGGCGGGAGGAAAGACGGGAGGAGCGATACTCTGAAATTGCTTCTTGTCAATTTTATCCAGAGCGCTATGAAGTTGCCTGTTTTGGTAAAGTCTTGAAATTTTCAGAGCGAGAGTTTAAGTTGCTACATTTACTAGCTAGCAATCCCAAGCAGACCTTTTCAGCTGAACGCCTGCATACCTTGCTTTACCCAGAAAGCTCAGAAACACAACTTCGCTCTATCTCAGAATACGTATATCAGATTCGCCAAAAATGCAAACAAGAAGGGCTGCAAGCAATCGCAACAGTGAGAGGAGTAGGCTATAGATGGCAATTAGAACCCGAAATTTCAAAAGCCTAG
- a CDS encoding ATP-dependent Clp protease ATP-binding subunit encodes MNNNFNNFNNMDDLFNQLMGGMRGYSSENRRYLINGREVTPEEFAHYRATGQLPGNAESDVQMQQHASGMKQDGVLAKLGRNLTAEAREGKLDPVIGRNKEIQETSEILSRRTKNNPVLVGDAGVGKTAVVEGLAQAIVNGDVPAAIKNKEIISIDISGLEAGTQYRGSFEENVQNLINEVKEAGNIILFFDEIHQILGAGSIGGDSGSKGLADILKPALSRGELTVIGATTQDEYRNTILKNAALARRFNEVKVNAPSAEDTFKILQGIRDLYQQHHNVILPDEVLKAAVDYSIQYIPQRSLPDKAIDLVDVTAAHLAAQHPVTDVHAVEREIEAEKDKQEKAVEAEDFEAALNAKTRIAELEKKVENHTEDMKVTANINDVAESVERMTGIPVSQMGASDIERLKDMAHRLEHKVIGQDKAVEAVARAIRRNRAGFDEGNRPIGSFLFVGPTGVGKTELAKQLALDMFGTKDAIIRLDMSEYSDRTAVSKLIGTTAGYVGYDDNSNTLTERVRRNPYSIILLDEIEKADPQVITLLLQVLDDGRLTDGQGNTVNFKNTVIIATSNAGFGYEANLTEDADKPELMDRLKPFFRPEFLNRFNAVIEFSHLNKEDLSKIVDLMLAEVNQTLAKKDIDLEVSQAAKDFITEEGYDEVMGVRPLRRVVEQQIRDKVTDFHLDHLDAKHLEADMEDGVLVIREKA; translated from the coding sequence ATGAACAACAACTTTAATAACTTTAACAACATGGATGATTTATTTAACCAATTGATGGGTGGTATGCGAGGATACAGTTCTGAAAACCGTCGCTACTTGATTAATGGACGTGAAGTGACACCTGAGGAATTTGCTCACTATCGTGCAACTGGTCAATTGCCAGGAAATGCAGAATCTGATGTGCAAATGCAACAACACGCTTCAGGTATGAAACAAGACGGTGTCCTTGCTAAACTAGGTCGTAACTTGACCGCAGAAGCTCGTGAGGGCAAGTTGGATCCTGTTATCGGACGAAACAAGGAAATTCAAGAAACATCTGAAATCCTCTCACGTCGTACGAAAAATAATCCTGTTCTGGTCGGAGATGCAGGTGTTGGTAAGACAGCCGTTGTAGAAGGTCTAGCACAAGCGATTGTGAATGGAGATGTTCCGGCTGCCATCAAGAACAAGGAAATTATTTCCATTGACATCTCAGGTCTTGAGGCTGGTACTCAATACCGTGGTAGCTTTGAAGAAAACGTTCAAAATCTAATCAATGAAGTAAAAGAAGCAGGGAATATTATCCTCTTCTTTGATGAAATTCACCAAATCCTTGGCGCTGGCTCAATCGGAGGAGACAGTGGTTCTAAAGGGCTTGCGGACATTCTCAAGCCAGCTCTCTCTCGTGGTGAATTGACCGTTATTGGAGCGACAACTCAAGACGAATACCGTAACACCATCTTGAAAAATGCAGCTCTTGCTCGTCGTTTCAACGAAGTGAAGGTCAATGCTCCTTCAGCAGAGGATACCTTTAAAATCCTTCAAGGGATTCGTGACCTCTATCAACAACACCACAATGTTATCTTGCCAGATGAAGTCTTGAAAGCAGCAGTGGATTATTCTATCCAATACATTCCACAACGCAGCTTGCCAGATAAGGCTATTGACCTTGTAGACGTAACGGCTGCTCACTTGGCAGCTCAACATCCTGTAACAGATGTGCATGCTGTTGAACGGGAAATTGAGGCAGAAAAAGACAAGCAAGAAAAAGCAGTTGAGGCAGAAGATTTTGAAGCAGCTCTCAATGCCAAAACACGTATTGCAGAATTAGAGAAAAAAGTCGAAAACCACACAGAAGACATGAAAGTGACTGCAAACATCAACGATGTGGCTGAATCTGTGGAACGAATGACTGGTATTCCAGTTTCACAAATGGGAGCATCAGATATCGAACGTTTGAAAGATATGGCTCATCGCTTGGAACACAAGGTTATCGGCCAAGACAAGGCGGTTGAAGCTGTAGCTCGTGCTATCCGTCGTAACCGTGCTGGTTTTGATGAAGGCAATCGCCCAATCGGTAGCTTCCTCTTTGTAGGTCCAACTGGGGTTGGTAAGACAGAACTTGCTAAGCAATTAGCGCTCGATATGTTTGGTACTAAAGATGCGATCATCCGCTTGGATATGTCTGAATACAGTGACCGCACAGCCGTATCTAAATTAATCGGTACAACAGCAGGTTATGTTGGGTATGATGACAATAGCAATACCTTGACAGAACGTGTTCGTCGCAATCCTTATTCTATCATTCTCTTGGACGAAATTGAAAAGGCTGATCCTCAAGTAATCACCCTTCTCCTCCAAGTATTGGATGACGGTCGTTTGACTGATGGTCAAGGAAATACAGTGAACTTCAAGAACACGGTCATTATCGCGACATCAAATGCTGGATTTGGTTATGAAGCCAACTTGACAGAAGATGCGGACAAACCAGAGTTGATGGATCGTTTGAAACCATTCTTCCGTCCAGAATTCCTCAACCGCTTTAACGCAGTTATCGAGTTTTCACACTTGAACAAGGAAGATCTTTCTAAGATTGTGGACTTGATGTTGGCTGAAGTCAACCAAACTTTGGCTAAGAAAGACATTGATTTGGAAGTCAGCCAAGCAGCTAAGGACTTTATCACAGAAGAAGGCTATGACGAAGTTATGGGGGTTCGTCCTCTCCGTCGCGTGGTTGAACAACAAATTCGTGATAAAGTAACAGACTTCCACTTGGATCATCTAGATGCCAAACATTTGGAAGCAGACATGGAAGATGGCGTTTTGGTCATTCGTGAAAAAGCCTAA
- a CDS encoding lantibiotic ABC transporter permease: protein MIKALLRSEWIKFRSYYLALGAALVAMVAVPFFLMNLDYSQTAVGQTKALSEVLHALYLAQPVIVIFTSLYFAQEFVKSGMRTNFLTVSNRKAWLAGKFLFLDLLLLVLYSVMIGSCFLVMLARFDLSFSWSLLEKFLYYSSFGLLSNIFLAFLTAGLALLFQSWVVPVSVLFPLLIGLSRLLATFIKEAKYLPDLATLNLFEYEGLQQSIDLSGLGIQLLWLALVWSSAIFLTLKRDVR from the coding sequence ATGATAAAAGCTCTGCTTAGAAGTGAATGGATTAAGTTCCGTTCTTATTATCTCGCTCTTGGTGCAGCCTTAGTGGCTATGGTAGCTGTTCCATTTTTTCTGATGAATCTTGACTACAGTCAGACAGCAGTTGGTCAGACGAAGGCTCTGAGCGAGGTTTTGCATGCCCTCTATCTGGCGCAGCCTGTCATCGTCATCTTTACTTCTCTCTATTTTGCCCAGGAGTTTGTCAAGTCTGGGATGCGAACGAATTTTCTAACCGTATCAAATAGAAAGGCTTGGTTGGCTGGGAAATTCCTTTTTCTGGACTTGCTGCTCTTGGTTCTCTACAGTGTCATGATAGGCAGCTGTTTCCTTGTTATGCTGGCTCGTTTTGACCTAAGCTTTAGCTGGTCCTTACTAGAGAAATTCCTCTATTACAGCTCTTTTGGTCTTCTCAGCAATATTTTTCTGGCTTTTTTAACTGCTGGCCTCGCTTTGCTCTTTCAATCTTGGGTTGTGCCGGTGTCGGTGCTCTTTCCTCTCTTGATTGGTCTCAGCCGTTTATTAGCGACTTTCATCAAAGAAGCAAAATACCTGCCCGATCTGGCTACCCTAAATCTTTTTGAGTATGAAGGGCTTCAGCAGTCAATAGATCTCTCAGGGCTGGGGATACAGCTTTTATGGTTAGCTTTGGTTTGGAGCTCTGCCATATTTTTAACCTTGAAACGAGATGTTCGCTAG
- a CDS encoding sensor histidine kinase: MAIRTRNFKSLVWTTSLKIVFFHVLIFVLIGYEFTQGSDHVLFALFFWAGSLLLITFYHILKLLRKIDREIKMLKSEKLLKENQSQLFRIEEMLEVYSDLRSSHQENARLLEKEQQHNQELILQLSATSHDLKTPLTVIKGNAELLEMAQLGQPQADYAAEILQASYKMEEYCASLIDYAKAFQIDSNQFSQLSLEDFLAYLQDDWALFSKQESYRFYLQEDCDLSLILSIHLDYLKRALLNILLNALEHADQDQKEVKLTVSVQQDQLVFAIWNNGPSFSEEMLLGAERLFYQSDQSRNSANPHHGIGLAFSKQVALLHGGRLTLLNPDQGGASVELTISLK, translated from the coding sequence ATGGCAATTAGAACCCGAAATTTCAAAAGCCTAGTCTGGACAACTAGCTTGAAAATCGTCTTTTTCCATGTTTTGATTTTTGTGCTTATAGGTTATGAATTTACGCAAGGAAGTGATCACGTTCTTTTCGCCTTGTTCTTCTGGGCAGGGAGCTTGCTGCTGATTACTTTTTATCATATTTTGAAATTGCTCCGAAAAATCGACAGGGAAATAAAAATGCTAAAGAGCGAGAAGCTTTTAAAAGAAAATCAAAGCCAGCTTTTTCGGATTGAGGAAATGCTAGAAGTCTATAGCGATTTACGGAGCAGCCACCAAGAAAATGCTCGTCTTCTAGAAAAAGAGCAGCAGCATAATCAGGAGTTGATTTTACAGCTATCAGCGACATCGCACGATTTGAAGACGCCCCTAACTGTGATTAAGGGTAATGCTGAGCTCTTGGAAATGGCGCAGTTAGGCCAGCCACAGGCAGACTATGCTGCTGAGATTTTGCAGGCTAGTTACAAGATGGAAGAATATTGTGCCTCTCTTATTGATTACGCTAAGGCTTTTCAGATTGATTCTAATCAGTTCAGTCAGCTTTCCTTAGAGGACTTTTTGGCCTATCTCCAGGACGATTGGGCACTGTTCAGTAAACAGGAAAGCTATCGTTTTTATCTCCAAGAAGATTGTGATCTTAGTCTGATTTTGTCGATTCATTTGGACTATCTCAAACGGGCTTTGCTCAATATTTTACTGAATGCGCTTGAACATGCGGACCAGGATCAAAAGGAAGTCAAGCTAACGGTATCAGTGCAGCAGGACCAGTTGGTTTTTGCTATCTGGAACAACGGCCCTTCATTTTCAGAGGAGATGCTACTGGGAGCGGAACGGCTCTTTTACCAGAGTGACCAAAGCCGCAATTCAGCTAATCCCCATCATGGTATCGGCTTAGCCTTTTCTAAGCAGGTAGCTCTCTTGCATGGTGGCCGTCTGACCCTGCTCAATCCAGATCAAGGAGGAGCCTCTGTCGAGTTGACAATTTCATTAAAATAA
- a CDS encoding S-ribosylhomocysteine lyase, which yields MSKEVIVESFELDHTIVKAPYVRLIGEETGPKGDVISNFDIRLVQPNEDSIPTAGLHTIEHLLAKLIRTRIDGMIDCSPFGCRTGFHMIMWGRHTSAEIAAVIKDSLKEIAETTTWEDVPGTTIESCGNYKDHSLFSAKEWAKLILEQGISDDAFERHVI from the coding sequence ATGTCAAAAGAAGTTATTGTTGAAAGTTTTGAACTTGACCACACTATTGTTAAAGCACCCTATGTTCGCTTGATTGGGGAAGAAACAGGGCCAAAGGGAGATGTCATCTCCAACTTTGATATTCGCTTGGTACAGCCAAATGAGGACTCTATCCCTACCGCTGGCCTTCACACTATCGAACACCTCTTGGCAAAACTCATCCGTACCCGCATTGACGGCATGATTGACTGCTCACCATTTGGTTGCCGCACAGGCTTCCACATGATTATGTGGGGACGCCATACTAGCGCTGAAATTGCGGCCGTTATCAAGGATTCGCTCAAGGAAATTGCTGAAACCACTACTTGGGAAGATGTCCCTGGAACAACCATCGAATCTTGCGGAAACTACAAGGACCACAGCCTCTTTTCAGCTAAAGAATGGGCGAAACTCATCCTGGAACAAGGAATCTCAGATGATGCCTTTGAGCGTCATGTTATCTAA
- a CDS encoding Spy0128 family protein has protein sequence MSKSKALNMLSKFSALAFAILGLASVLIGIVKADNPVSKELTQVITGIDLLDASDTKQNVSSEGDFSLRTNLAYKLRVTFDLKQYNENLNNGDYFTFDIPAPMTVYNGNQELIDPVTQVAIGEAVVTSNGNDQGGKAKITLKNLDKYLAKTGGDKVKDVSGNFSASFRFLKDQNKTPINFNSSSMKQEIKHVYSSKTISGPKVGTENYAKAGGQASRDNWTSEKLAAIGSVSKGDAVSNWRVRVNTEKQDFGQNIVLHDTIPNDDTSYTPAQYIPETLRVYRADITGGTSAVPDDAVLLSEGKEYTVDWNENYTSFDITFKDGTTSYFVTYSTTTPNDGTKVANIAALSLADGTKLAQNTSRPGALSMKAEATSLISGTIVASTAYQIKINKTDAFTLAPVPGAVYTVTATDDASETTEVTTNEKGVALTKTYDQKWEGKTFKIKEKTAPAGYKLDEKEYTVKLGAAGSTINLKDEPVPAVFNVTAKKVVEGRTDKLPKADEFTFNLYTAENLKTPVATAKSKADGTITFENIELKGAGTYHYIIKEDTSKAIDGITFDEEGKEVTVTAAFQGGVLTASVTSAEPTFTNTYKAASTSATIKAKKVLNGKDLVADAYTFELKEKDAVVAEAKNAASGEVVFNVNYTEAGEHTYTITEKAGTEAGVTYSTESYTVKVNVVDNGQGQLVATVENAEAERVFTNTYKAASTSATIKAKKVLNGKDLVADAYTFELKEKDAVVATAKNTASGEVAFKVTYTEAGEHTYTITEKAGTEAGVTYSTESYTVKVNVVDNGQGQLVATVENAEAERVFTNTYKAASTSATIKAKKVLNGKDLVADAYTFELKEKDAVVATAKNTASGEVAFKVTYTEAGEHTYTITEKAGTEAGVTYSTESYTVKVNVVDNGQGQLVATVENADAERVFTNTYKAASTSATIKAKKVLNGKDLVADAYTFELKEKDAVVATAKNAASGEVVFKVDYTEAGEHTYTITEKEGSEKGVTYSTESYTVKVNVVDNGQGQLVATVENADAERVFTNIYTAPVPTATSATLEFTKELTGRALVDGEFQFELYEGTKLVDTKTNQAGKVTFKAINYDAEGVHTYTVKEVNAGATGITYDTEKTAVVTVTKDAATNALKATVEYPAGSVFTNSFKAPAVEATIEATKKLEGKELAADAYTFELKENGAVVAETKNTAEGKVAFVRSFEEAGTHTYTLVEKVGTEEGVEYDKTEHTVTVTVVADGQGLLTATVSYADGKAVVFTNKYTVPNPTPNPNPTPDPNPTPDPNPTPDPDPTPDPDPTPDPDPNKPGGKEEPKPIPPATETKGKAELPKTGEAISIFSAIGFVVLALSGLVFFVKRKA, from the coding sequence AGCAGATAATCCTGTTTCAAAAGAATTGACACAAGTAATTACAGGTATTGATCTGTTAGATGCTTCAGATACTAAGCAAAATGTGAGTTCAGAAGGAGATTTCTCGCTTCGTACGAATTTAGCATATAAGCTTCGCGTGACGTTCGATCTCAAGCAGTACAATGAGAACTTGAATAACGGGGATTATTTTACTTTTGATATTCCGGCTCCCATGACGGTTTATAATGGTAATCAGGAGTTGATTGATCCGGTTACTCAAGTAGCTATAGGAGAGGCAGTGGTCACATCAAATGGTAATGACCAAGGTGGCAAGGCAAAGATAACCTTGAAGAACCTGGATAAATACTTGGCTAAAACTGGAGGAGACAAAGTAAAGGATGTATCTGGTAACTTTTCTGCATCATTTAGATTCTTAAAGGATCAAAATAAAACTCCAATTAATTTTAATTCTTCTTCAATGAAGCAAGAAATTAAACATGTTTATAGTTCGAAAACGATTTCAGGTCCTAAAGTTGGGACTGAGAACTATGCAAAGGCAGGGGGGCAGGCATCACGTGACAATTGGACTTCTGAAAAATTAGCAGCTATTGGATCAGTTAGCAAAGGAGATGCTGTTTCAAACTGGCGTGTACGTGTGAATACGGAAAAACAAGATTTTGGACAGAACATTGTTCTACACGATACGATTCCAAACGATGATACATCCTATACTCCTGCTCAATACATACCAGAAACTTTGAGAGTTTACAGGGCGGATATTACTGGTGGAACGTCCGCTGTTCCTGATGATGCTGTATTATTATCTGAGGGAAAAGAATATACGGTTGATTGGAATGAAAACTATACTTCATTCGATATAACCTTTAAAGATGGAACGACATCTTACTTTGTTACTTACAGTACTACCACTCCAAATGATGGTACTAAAGTAGCAAATATCGCAGCCTTGTCTCTGGCAGACGGAACAAAACTGGCTCAAAATACAAGTCGTCCAGGAGCTCTTAGCATGAAAGCAGAAGCGACTTCCTTGATTTCAGGGACTATCGTAGCTTCTACAGCTTACCAAATTAAGATTAATAAGACAGATGCCTTCACTCTTGCACCTGTTCCAGGAGCAGTTTATACTGTAACTGCAACAGATGATGCAAGTGAAACAACAGAAGTGACTACAAATGAAAAAGGAGTAGCACTGACTAAAACTTATGATCAGAAATGGGAAGGTAAAACTTTCAAGATTAAAGAGAAGACAGCTCCAGCTGGTTATAAGCTAGATGAGAAAGAGTATACAGTTAAACTCGGAGCAGCAGGTTCTACTATTAATCTTAAAGATGAACCAGTTCCAGCTGTATTCAATGTGACTGCTAAGAAAGTGGTAGAAGGTCGTACAGATAAACTTCCTAAAGCAGATGAGTTTACTTTCAACCTATACACAGCAGAGAACTTGAAGACTCCAGTAGCCACAGCGAAATCAAAAGCTGATGGAACGATTACCTTTGAGAATATTGAATTGAAAGGTGCAGGAACTTATCATTACATCATCAAAGAAGATACTTCAAAAGCAATCGATGGTATTACATTTGATGAAGAAGGTAAGGAAGTTACTGTAACAGCAGCATTCCAAGGTGGAGTATTAACAGCTTCTGTCACTTCAGCAGAACCAACTTTCACTAACACTTATAAAGCCGCTTCAACAAGCGCGACAATCAAGGCTAAGAAAGTCTTGAATGGTAAAGACCTTGTGGCTGATGCTTATACTTTCGAATTGAAAGAAAAAGATGCAGTTGTAGCAGAAGCTAAGAACGCTGCTTCAGGCGAAGTTGTCTTCAACGTCAACTACACAGAAGCAGGCGAGCACACTTACACCATTACTGAAAAAGCAGGAACAGAAGCAGGTGTGACTTACTCAACTGAATCCTACACAGTTAAAGTGAACGTGGTGGATAACGGCCAAGGTCAATTGGTTGCGACTGTAGAAAATGCGGAAGCAGAACGTGTCTTCACTAACACTTATAAAGCCGCTTCAACAAGCGCGACAATCAAAGCTAAGAAAGTCTTGAATGGTAAAGACCTTGTGGCTGATGCTTATACTTTCGAATTGAAAGAAAAAGATGCAGTTGTAGCTACAGCTAAGAACACTGCTTCAGGCGAAGTTGCCTTTAAGGTTACCTACACAGAGGCAGGAGAGCACACTTACACTATTACTGAAAAAGCAGGAACAGAAGCAGGTGTGACCTACTCAACAGAATCTTACACAGTTAAAGTGAATGTAGTAGATAACGGTCAAGGTCAATTGGTTGCGACTGTAGAAAATGCGGAAGCAGAACGTGTCTTCACCAACACTTATAAAGCCGCTTCAACAAGCGCGACAATCAAAGCTAAGAAAGTCTTGAATGGTAAAGACCTTGTGGCTGATGCTTATACTTTCGAATTGAAAGAAAAAGATGCAGTTGTAGCTACAGCTAAGAACACTGCTTCAGGCGAAGTTGCCTTTAAGGTTACCTACACAGAAGCAGGAGAGCACACTTACACTATTACTGAAAAAGCAGGAACAGAAGCAGGTGTGACCTACTCAACAGAATCTTACACAGTTAAAGTGAATGTAGTAGATAACGGTCAAGGTCAATTGGTTGCGACTGTAGAAAATGCGGATGCAGAACGTGTCTTCACTAACACTTATAAAGCCGCTTCAACAAGCGCGACAATCAAAGCTAAGAAAGTCTTGAATGGTAAAGACCTTGTGGCTGATGCTTATACTTTCGAATTGAAAGAAAAAGATGCAGTTGTAGCTACAGCTAAGAACGCTGCTTCAGGCGAAGTTGTCTTCAAGGTCGACTACACAGAAGCAGGAGAGCACACTTACACTATCACTGAAAAAGAAGGTAGCGAAAAAGGTGTGACCTACTCAACAGAATCTTACACAGTTAAAGTGAATGTAGTAGATAACGGTCAAGGTCAATTGGTTGCGACTGTAGAAAATGCGGACGCGGAACGTGTCTTCACTAATATCTATACAGCACCAGTACCAACAGCTACATCAGCAACACTTGAGTTTACGAAAGAATTGACTGGTCGTGCTTTGGTTGATGGTGAATTCCAATTTGAATTGTATGAAGGTACAAAACTAGTTGATACAAAAACAAACCAAGCTGGAAAAGTAACATTTAAAGCAATCAACTATGATGCAGAAGGTGTTCATACTTATACTGTAAAAGAAGTGAATGCCGGAGCAACTGGTATTACTTACGACACAGAAAAGACTGCAGTGGTAACAGTAACCAAAGATGCAGCAACAAATGCCTTGAAGGCAACTGTTGAATACCCAGCAGGTAGTGTCTTCACGAATAGCTTTAAAGCACCAGCAGTAGAAGCTACGATTGAAGCAACTAAGAAACTTGAAGGTAAAGAACTTGCGGCTGATGCTTATACTTTCGAATTGAAAGAAAATGGTGCAGTTGTAGCGGAAACTAAGAACACTGCCGAAGGTAAAGTAGCCTTTGTTCGTTCATTCGAAGAAGCAGGTACTCACACTTATACCTTGGTTGAAAAAGTTGGTACTGAAGAGGGTGTTGAATACGATAAGACTGAGCATACTGTAACAGTCACTGTAGTTGCGGATGGTCAAGGTCTCTTGACTGCGACTGTCTCATATGCAGATGGTAAAGCAGTTGTATTTACAAATAAATACACTGTTCCAAATCCAACACCAAATCCAAATCCAACACCGGATCCAAACCCAACACCGGATCCAAACCCAACACCGGATCCAGATCCAACACCGGATCCAGATCCAACACCGGATCCAGATCCAAATAAACCAGGAGGAAAAGAGGAACCAAAACCAATACCTCCAGCTACGGAGACTAAAGGTAAAGCTGAACTTCCAAAAACAGGTGAAGCAATATCTATCTTCTCAGCAATTGGATTTGTAGTCTTGGCATTGAGTGGACTGGTATTCTTCGTAAAACGTAAAGCTTAA
- a CDS encoding ABC transporter permease — protein sequence MKETMSLLHSEWLKIRSTKAFKVSMALMLLLVPVVSWLEGRQYLSIGLDATPETVPSLINAIDPLEYLGLNGASMAVMVLVILAGILGAMEFQSHSLRTSLLTCNNRLKLLVGKLMTFTCFSLATSFLSIYFSYMVMHLALGKEGLDPILLNQAAWSLILWKTLSLTLLGILSFLLGLLARTMLVPLLFLVPQIYNLGNYLAAHTSWGAYLPQPAGELFAATPTSQYANNPLQGLLILGAWLLVIGGMASLRFLKTDLGGRY from the coding sequence ATGAAAGAAACGATGTCCTTATTGCATTCAGAATGGTTGAAAATTCGCTCAACCAAGGCTTTCAAAGTGAGTATGGCCCTCATGCTGCTATTGGTGCCTGTCGTATCCTGGCTGGAGGGTCGACAGTATTTGTCTATTGGCTTGGATGCTACGCCTGAGACGGTTCCCAGTCTGATAAACGCCATTGATCCGCTGGAATATCTAGGTCTCAACGGGGCTTCTATGGCGGTCATGGTTTTGGTCATTTTAGCTGGAATTTTGGGAGCTATGGAATTTCAGTCTCATAGCTTGAGAACCAGTCTCTTGACCTGTAATAACCGCCTGAAGTTGCTTGTGGGGAAACTCATGACCTTTACTTGCTTTTCTCTTGCCACTAGCTTTTTATCAATCTACTTTAGTTATATGGTCATGCATCTCGCTTTAGGAAAGGAAGGACTTGATCCGATTCTGCTCAATCAGGCAGCTTGGAGTTTGATTTTGTGGAAAACCTTATCTCTGACCTTATTGGGAATCCTTTCGTTTTTGTTAGGTTTATTGGCTCGGACCATGCTAGTTCCTCTGCTTTTTCTCGTACCCCAAATCTATAATTTAGGAAACTACCTAGCTGCTCACACGAGTTGGGGAGCTTATTTGCCACAGCCAGCAGGAGAGTTGTTTGCTGCAACGCCAACTTCCCAATATGCTAACAATCCCTTGCAAGGGCTGTTGATACTTGGTGCATGGTTGCTAGTCATCGGCGGCATGGCTTCTCTGCGCTTTTTGAAGACGGATTTGGGAGGGCGCTACTGA